The following coding sequences lie in one Arachis hypogaea cultivar Tifrunner chromosome 9, arahy.Tifrunner.gnm2.J5K5, whole genome shotgun sequence genomic window:
- the LOC112709616 gene encoding putative F-box/LRR-repeat protein 9, whose translation MDHRSINAGPAKQLNWLDLPNDLTLMIIEKLTTFQILTSVQFVCRKWWRICMDPLMWRTINMCNIGIRNSVDYKLEKMCRHAIDRSCGQLVDISIEYFGTDDLLKYIIDSGCHKLQRLRLVQCFHGISDKGLCEMAEKLPLLEELDITLCLEVSSIALEAIGRRCPLLKSFKYNNNAGGNKEAFVIAQNMSNLRHLQLFKNYLDNSGLSAILDGCPHLESLDLRLCCHVKLEGKLRTRCDEQLKDLRDPDAPCDDFQFWGLCFETAYDDEVFDYENEKRAQKQEAQKREARRINSGSSTGKKNNVKSKSKKKR comes from the exons ATGGACCACCGATCCATTAATGCAGGGCCTGCGAAGCAATTAAATTGGTTGGATCTTCCGAACGACCTCACTTTGATGATCATTGAGAAACTTACCACATTTCAGATCTTAACCAGCGTTCAGTTTGTGTGTCGCAAATGGTGGCGCATCTGCATGGATCCGCTCATGTGGCGCACCATCAACATGTGCAATATTGGGATTCGCAATTCGGTAGACTATAAATTGGAGAAGATGTGCCGCCATGCAATTGATCGTAGTTGTGGCCAGTTGGTAGACATAAGTATCGAATACTTTGGTACCGATGATCTCCTCAAATATATAATTGACTC AGGATGTCATAAATTGCAACGCCTGCGACTTGTTCAATGCTTCCATGGAATTTCAGACAAAGGATTATGTGAGATGGCTGAAAAGCTTCCATTGTTGGAAGAACTTGATATTACCCTTTGTCTCGAAGTATCTAGTATTGCTTTAGAAGCAATTGGCCGACGTTGTCCTCTTCTGAAATCATTCAAGTATAACAACAATGCTGGCGGTAATAAAGAAGCATTTGTTATTGCACAAAATATGTCAAACTTACGCCACCTCCAACTTTTTAAAAACTACCTCGACAATAGTGGCTTGAGCGCCATTCTTGATGGTTGTCCTCATCTTGAATCTTTGGATTTACGCCTATGTTGTCATGTCAAGTTGGAGGGGAAATTGAGGACAAGATGTGATGAACAATTAAAAGATTTGAGGGATCCAGATGCACCTTGTGATGACTTTCAATTTTGGGGACTTTGCTTTGAAACCGCATACGATGATGAAGTATTTGACTATGAAAATGAGAAGCGGGCTCAAAAACAAGAAGCTCAAAAACGAGAAGCAAGAAGAATTAATTCAGGATCAAGTACGGGAAAGAAGAATAATGTTAAATCCAAAAGCAAGAAGAAACgttga